One genomic region from Ralstonia pickettii DTP0602 encodes:
- a CDS encoding MFS transporter (Catalyzes the ferredoxin-dependent oxidative decarboxylation of arylpyruvates~K04090: E1.2.7.8; indolepyruvate ferredoxin oxidoreductase [EC:1.2.7.8]), with the protein MNSPLSPQSKQALVDTLAEASLDDKYTLPKGRVYLSGTQALVRLPLLQKERDRAAGLNTAGYISGYRGSPLGALDMALWKARQHLAGSDVVFQPGINEDLAATAVWGTQQLNLFPDATRDGVFSMWYGKGPGVDRSMDVLKHANAAGSAQHGGVLVLAGDDHAAKSSSVAHQSEHVLLSAGIPVLYPSTVQEYLDYGLHGWAMSRYSGLWVAMKCVTDIVESTSSVEIDPDRVQVVRPTDFSMPAEGLNIRWPDSPLAQEARLLDHKLYAALAYIRANKLNQIVLDPDQPRFGIMAAGKAYLDVRQALLDLGLDDDTCRQLGIRLFKVGCVWPLDAQDAREFATGLDEILVVEEKRQILEYALKEELYNWREDVRPKIFGKFDERDNQGGEWSVPQGQWLLPAHYELSPALIAKAIARRLDGFEMPAEVRSRIVSRIAIIQAKEREASRPRLAVERKPWFCSGCPHNTSTRVPEGSRAMAGIGCHYMAMWMDRNTDTFSQMGGEGVAWVGQMHFTREKHVFVNLGDGTYFHSGLLAIRAAVAASATITYKILFNDAVAMTGGQPVDGVLTVPQIAHQVRAESVREIVVVTDEPEKYGNGEMLPSDVKVFHRDDLDAVQRRLREVEGVTILIYDQTCATEKRRRRKQGKYPDPARRAFINDAVCEGCGDCSVKSNCLSVEPLETPLGTKRAINQSSCNKDFSCVNGFCPSFVTAEGAQLRKPGTLGKESAGAGGELPLPQIPEVNGAYGILVTGVGGTGVVTIGGLLGMAAHLERKGVTVLDMAGLAQKGGAVLSHVQIARTPDALHATRIATGEARLVIGCDAIVSASAEVLSKVQHGRTSAAINSARTPTAEFLSNPKWTFPGTSAEQDIRGSVGDACKFLDANDWALTLLGDAIYSNPLLLGFAWQQGWVPLVLESLMRAIELNGVSVDKNKQAFTWGRMLAHLGEAQVRAQVGAGARQKVVAIPETLDALVRRRESLLTDYQDAAYARMYRNTVDRIRETEDRLASGRKRPLTEAVARNLAKLMAYKDEYEVARLYADPAFKDKLRAQFEGEPGRDYQLSFWLAPPALSKSAQGQPRKKRFGPSTMTVFRLLARMKWLRGTKLDPFGRTEERRAERRLVDEYLALIEEFARTLTADRLDTAIQLAGLPDDIRGFGHVKEASMRKTAMRRSELLDRYRTGRVAASDNAQAVQMA; encoded by the coding sequence GTGAACAGTCCTCTTTCCCCCCAATCCAAGCAGGCGTTGGTCGACACCCTCGCTGAGGCAAGCCTGGACGACAAATACACGCTGCCCAAGGGCCGCGTGTACCTCAGCGGAACCCAGGCGCTGGTGCGCTTGCCGCTGCTGCAGAAGGAACGCGATCGCGCGGCGGGGCTCAATACTGCCGGCTATATCTCAGGCTATCGCGGGTCCCCGCTGGGCGCGCTCGACATGGCGCTATGGAAGGCCAGGCAGCATCTTGCCGGCAGCGACGTGGTGTTCCAGCCGGGCATCAATGAAGACCTGGCTGCCACCGCGGTCTGGGGCACGCAGCAGCTGAACCTGTTTCCCGACGCCACCCGCGACGGCGTCTTTTCGATGTGGTACGGCAAGGGGCCGGGTGTGGACCGGTCGATGGACGTGCTGAAGCACGCCAACGCCGCTGGCTCGGCGCAGCACGGCGGCGTCCTCGTGCTCGCGGGAGACGACCATGCCGCGAAGTCGTCGTCGGTTGCGCACCAGTCCGAGCACGTGCTGCTGTCGGCAGGCATTCCCGTTCTCTATCCTTCCACCGTGCAGGAGTATCTGGACTATGGCCTGCACGGCTGGGCGATGAGCCGCTACTCCGGCCTGTGGGTGGCGATGAAATGCGTGACCGACATCGTCGAATCGACTTCCTCGGTCGAGATCGACCCCGACCGTGTCCAGGTGGTACGGCCGACCGATTTCTCCATGCCGGCGGAGGGCCTGAACATCCGCTGGCCGGATTCCCCGCTGGCACAGGAAGCCAGGCTGCTGGACCACAAGCTGTACGCGGCGCTGGCCTATATCCGTGCGAACAAGCTGAACCAGATCGTGCTGGACCCGGACCAGCCCCGGTTCGGCATCATGGCGGCAGGCAAGGCGTATCTCGACGTCCGCCAGGCATTGCTCGACCTCGGCCTGGACGACGACACCTGCCGCCAGCTTGGCATCAGGCTGTTCAAGGTCGGCTGCGTCTGGCCGCTCGATGCCCAGGATGCGCGCGAGTTTGCGACCGGGCTGGACGAGATCCTGGTTGTCGAGGAAAAGCGCCAGATTCTCGAGTACGCCCTCAAGGAGGAACTGTACAACTGGCGCGAGGACGTGCGCCCCAAGATCTTCGGCAAGTTCGACGAGCGGGACAACCAGGGTGGGGAATGGTCGGTGCCGCAAGGCCAGTGGCTGTTGCCCGCGCACTATGAGCTGTCGCCGGCCCTGATCGCCAAGGCCATTGCGAGGCGCCTGGATGGATTCGAGATGCCGGCAGAAGTGCGTAGCCGGATCGTCTCGCGCATCGCCATCATCCAGGCCAAGGAGCGGGAAGCGTCCCGGCCCCGGCTGGCGGTAGAGCGCAAGCCGTGGTTCTGCTCCGGCTGTCCGCACAATACTTCCACGCGCGTGCCGGAAGGCTCGCGTGCGATGGCCGGCATCGGCTGTCACTACATGGCGATGTGGATGGACCGGAATACCGACACCTTCAGCCAGATGGGCGGGGAGGGCGTGGCCTGGGTCGGCCAGATGCATTTCACCCGGGAGAAGCATGTTTTCGTCAACCTGGGTGACGGGACCTACTTCCATTCCGGCCTGCTGGCCATCCGCGCCGCCGTGGCGGCCAGCGCCACCATCACCTACAAGATCCTGTTCAACGACGCGGTCGCGATGACCGGCGGGCAGCCTGTCGACGGTGTCCTGACGGTGCCGCAGATTGCCCACCAGGTCAGGGCGGAATCGGTTCGGGAGATCGTTGTCGTGACCGACGAGCCGGAGAAGTATGGCAATGGCGAGATGCTGCCGTCGGACGTCAAGGTATTCCATCGCGACGACCTGGATGCGGTACAGCGCCGGCTGCGGGAGGTCGAGGGCGTCACCATCCTGATCTACGACCAGACCTGCGCCACCGAAAAGCGCCGTCGGAGGAAGCAGGGCAAGTACCCGGATCCCGCACGGCGGGCGTTTATCAACGATGCCGTTTGCGAAGGGTGCGGCGACTGCTCGGTCAAGTCGAACTGCCTGTCGGTCGAGCCTCTGGAAACCCCGCTGGGCACGAAGCGCGCCATCAACCAGTCGTCGTGCAACAAGGATTTCTCCTGCGTGAACGGCTTCTGCCCAAGCTTCGTGACGGCAGAAGGGGCGCAGCTTCGCAAGCCCGGCACGCTCGGCAAGGAAAGCGCCGGCGCGGGCGGTGAGCTCCCGCTGCCGCAGATCCCGGAGGTCAATGGTGCTTACGGGATCCTGGTGACGGGTGTCGGGGGCACTGGCGTGGTTACGATTGGCGGGCTGCTTGGGATGGCCGCTCACCTGGAACGCAAGGGCGTGACCGTGCTTGACATGGCAGGCCTGGCCCAGAAGGGTGGCGCCGTGCTCAGTCATGTCCAGATCGCCCGCACGCCGGACGCCTTGCATGCCACGCGCATCGCCACGGGCGAGGCAAGGCTGGTGATCGGTTGCGACGCGATCGTGTCGGCATCCGCGGAAGTCCTGTCCAAGGTCCAGCATGGCCGCACCAGTGCTGCCATCAACAGCGCGCGCACGCCAACTGCCGAGTTTCTGTCCAACCCGAAATGGACCTTCCCCGGGACCTCCGCGGAGCAGGATATCAGGGGCAGCGTCGGGGATGCCTGCAAGTTCCTGGACGCTAACGACTGGGCCCTGACGCTGCTTGGCGATGCCATTTACTCCAACCCGCTGCTGCTGGGGTTTGCCTGGCAGCAAGGATGGGTACCGCTGGTGCTGGAGAGCCTGATGCGGGCGATCGAGCTGAACGGCGTGTCTGTCGACAAGAACAAGCAGGCCTTCACCTGGGGGCGGATGCTCGCGCATCTGGGCGAAGCGCAGGTACGGGCGCAGGTTGGCGCCGGCGCCCGACAGAAGGTGGTCGCCATTCCCGAAACGCTGGACGCGCTGGTTCGCCGCCGGGAAAGCCTTTTGACCGACTACCAGGACGCTGCCTACGCAAGGATGTACCGCAACACGGTCGACCGGATTCGCGAGACCGAAGACCGGCTTGCAAGCGGCCGCAAGCGCCCGCTGACCGAGGCGGTAGCGCGGAACCTGGCCAAGCTGATGGCCTACAAGGACGAGTACGAAGTGGCTCGCCTGTACGCCGATCCTGCATTCAAGGACAAGCTGCGTGCGCAGTTCGAAGGCGAGCCCGGCCGTGACTATCAGCTCAGCTTCTGGCTGGCGCCGCCGGCATTGAGCAAGAGCGCCCAGGGGCAGCCACGAAAAAAGCGCTTTGGCCCGTCGACCATGACCGTGTTCAGACTGCTCGCGCGGATGAAGTGGCTGCGCGGAACGAAGCTCGACCCGTTTGGCAGGACGGAGGAGCGTCGCGCGGAACGCAGGCTGGTGGACGAGTACCTGGCGCTGATTGAAGAGTTCGCGCGCACGCTGACCGCAGACCGGCTGGACACCGCCATCCAGCTCGCGGGCCTCCCTGACGATATCCGTGGCTTTGGACACGTCAAGGAAGCGTCCATGCGGAAGACGGCGATGAGGCGCTCCGAACTGCTGGATCGGTATCGAACCGGCCGCGTGGCGGCAAGCGACAACGCGCAAGCGGTGCAGATGGCGTGA
- a CDS encoding membrane protein: MRHRLSAWLAAVAATLLCACATLQPVETARKMFGSPQSAVRDTFGAPTETYQLANGTSRWIYSKQPLGFEVYAADFDASGKLTNFRQMLTEKEIYEARPGVWTKQDVAERFGRPREPIQYYPLMKREAWSYRLYAGAYQPAHFSAYFDDRGVLDRTMIIVDPLGGDTRDSK; encoded by the coding sequence ATGCGCCATCGCCTGTCCGCCTGGCTGGCCGCCGTTGCGGCGACTCTGCTGTGCGCCTGTGCCACCCTCCAGCCTGTGGAGACCGCCCGGAAGATGTTCGGCAGCCCCCAGAGCGCCGTACGCGATACCTTCGGCGCGCCCACTGAGACATACCAGTTAGCCAACGGCACCAGCCGGTGGATCTACTCGAAGCAGCCGCTCGGCTTCGAGGTTTACGCGGCGGACTTTGACGCAAGCGGCAAGCTGACCAATTTCCGCCAGATGCTGACCGAGAAGGAGATCTACGAGGCCCGTCCTGGCGTCTGGACCAAGCAGGACGTTGCCGAGCGCTTCGGCCGCCCGCGGGAGCCCATCCAGTACTACCCCTTGATGAAACGCGAGGCCTGGTCCTATCGGCTCTACGCGGGCGCCTACCAGCCGGCGCACTTCAGCGCCTACTTTGACGATCGCGGCGTGCTGGATCGCACCATGATCATCGTCGACCCGCTCGGCGGCGACACGCGCGACAGCAAGTAG
- a CDS encoding ModE family transcriptional regulator: MESEVITSARNQFSGEVSEAKHGAVNDEVTLSLAGGQAIVATVTSESAARLGLTQGKKAFAMVKATSVIVMVDVDVSKVSARNAISGKVTDLKKGAVNTDVTITDDSGLAISAIITKSSADRLGLAVGKPAAAVFKASSVVVGVDG; this comes from the coding sequence ATGGAGAGCGAAGTGATTACCAGTGCACGCAATCAGTTTTCGGGTGAAGTCTCCGAGGCCAAGCATGGCGCGGTCAACGACGAGGTCACGCTAAGTCTGGCCGGTGGGCAGGCGATCGTTGCCACGGTGACCAGCGAAAGCGCAGCGCGCCTTGGGCTGACCCAGGGCAAGAAGGCGTTTGCCATGGTCAAGGCGACCTCGGTGATCGTGATGGTGGATGTCGATGTCAGCAAGGTGTCGGCGCGCAACGCGATCAGCGGAAAAGTGACCGACCTCAAGAAGGGCGCCGTCAATACGGATGTCACCATTACCGACGATTCCGGCCTGGCGATTTCGGCCATCATCACCAAGAGCAGCGCCGACCGGCTCGGGCTGGCCGTTGGCAAGCCGGCGGCGGCGGTCTTCAAGGCGTCGAGCGTGGTCGTGGGCGTGGATGGCTGA
- a CDS encoding hypothetical protein (K01644: citE; citrate lyase subunit beta / citryl-CoA lyase [EC:4.1.3.6 4.1.3.34]) produces the protein MLAMRSKLFVPGSRPEFFAKALASDADALSFDLEDAVAEEKKAEARDLLSQLLRSPETRSTAKTLIVRVNGLDTGHCEADLAAVVVPGLHLVNLPKPESVDEVRRVAAAIEQAERANGFTDGDAKVQLLLNIESPKALRCAAELAGAHPRVAGLQLGLGDLFEPAGIHRRSTAAIASAMFAVRMAAAEANVYAYDTVFANIRDTEGFRAEAEMSRQMGFLGKSCIHPSQIALANDVYRPSDEEIAHALRVVAAAALAQADGVGAYVVDGKMIDAPFVRRAQATVGIARRLGLIAA, from the coding sequence GTGTTGGCCATGAGAAGCAAGCTATTCGTCCCCGGTTCACGACCCGAGTTTTTCGCCAAGGCGCTCGCGAGCGACGCGGATGCGCTGTCCTTCGACCTGGAGGATGCGGTTGCCGAAGAGAAGAAGGCCGAAGCCCGTGATCTGCTGTCACAACTGCTGCGTTCCCCAGAGACTCGCTCGACGGCAAAGACCCTGATCGTTCGCGTCAATGGCCTCGACACCGGGCATTGCGAGGCCGACCTGGCCGCAGTGGTGGTGCCGGGCCTGCACCTGGTCAACCTGCCAAAGCCGGAGAGCGTCGACGAGGTCCGCCGCGTGGCGGCGGCGATCGAACAGGCGGAGCGGGCCAACGGCTTCACCGACGGGGATGCGAAGGTCCAGTTGCTGCTGAACATCGAGTCGCCAAAGGCGCTGCGTTGCGCCGCCGAGCTGGCGGGCGCACATCCCCGCGTGGCAGGCCTGCAGCTTGGGCTGGGCGACCTGTTCGAGCCAGCCGGCATTCATCGGCGCAGCACGGCAGCCATCGCATCAGCCATGTTCGCCGTGCGGATGGCGGCTGCCGAAGCCAACGTCTACGCCTATGACACGGTGTTCGCCAACATTCGCGATACCGAAGGCTTCCGCGCCGAGGCGGAGATGTCCAGGCAGATGGGCTTCCTGGGCAAGAGCTGCATCCACCCAAGCCAGATCGCGCTGGCAAACGATGTCTATCGCCCGTCCGACGAGGAGATCGCGCACGCGCTGCGGGTCGTCGCGGCTGCCGCCCTGGCGCAGGCCGACGGCGTCGGAGCCTACGTCGTGGATGGAAAGATGATCGACGCTCCCTTCGTCCGGCGTGCACAGGCCACTGTCGGGATCGCCAGGCGGCTCGGACTGATCGCCGCCTGA